The Stenotrophomonas sp. ZAC14D1_NAIMI4_1 DNA segment GCGGGTAGACCGTCAGGTGGTCCTCACCATCGATCACCACGTTGTCCACCTGCAGCTTGCGGCCACCACGCTGCAGCTGGGCAGTGAAGTCCGCGGCCTGCTGCAGCATGTCGTTGCCGGTGGAATAGCGCGCCCCCGGCTTGACCGTTTCGTAGCTGCCCACCGACAGCAGCACGCGGGTAGGCTGTGCCGGAACCACGGCGTTGTCCTGCATGCGCGGCAGCAGCAGTTCGTCGAACCACAGAGAAGGACTGGACAGGATGTAGGTACTGAACAGATCCGGCTGGGTGGTGAGCACATAAGCGCCAAACAACGCGCCATAGGAATGGCCGGCAAACGCACGTCGCGCCGGATCGGTGCGGTAGCGCGCGTCGATCATCGGCAGCACCTCTGCGGCCAGGAAGTCGCGGTAATGCTCGGCACCGCCGTAGGTGACGTCATCACTGTAGTAACCGTCAGCCCTCCGCACGGGATTGCTGGGCGTGTAATCACGCGAGCGGCTCTGCTTGGAGGTCAGGCCTTCCTGCGGCGGCAGCCCGACCAGGATGAAGTTCTCGATGTTCACGCCCTGCTGCCCCACCAGGTTGCGCACGCTGCGCACCAGCGGAAAGCTGTACAGCGCATCGGTCACATACAGCACCGGGTAGCGCTTTTCAGGGTGTGCGGCGTAGTCGGCCGGCAGCGCAACCCAGATCGGGTAATCGCGACCGACCGGGTCGTGCACGCGCAGCGCTTCGGTATCGGACAGCACCACGCCAGGCGTGGCGGTGGCTGTTGCCGGATCCTGCTTCGGTGTGTCCTGCGCCGCCGGTGGTGGCACCGACATCGCGCACCCGGCTAGTGCCAGGCACATCAGCGCACTCCATCCACGTCCGTGCTTCATCCGCGTTTCTCCTGTGGCCATCGGCGCGATCAAGGCTGCGCCGGCGGGTGCGCCGGGAACAGCGTGCGCAGCGCCTGCAGCGCCGCCGGGTGGTAGATCGTGCCGTGGGTTTCCTGCGGGAACGGCTGATAGTCGACCTGCAACGAGGGCGAGGCGCCGTGCAGCAGCGTGCTTAGTTGCCGCGCAGTCTGCGCCAGCTCCGGCTGCCCGCTGCTGGCCAGGAACACGCGCGGCGTGGCCTTGGCCACCGCCGGCAGCAGCTTCGGTGCCGAGGCCAGCAGCGCGCCCTTGTTCCACCACAGGCTCGGGTCCAGTGCGATGTAGCTGTTGAACAGGGTCGGTTCCTGCAGCAGCGTTTCCACCACGAACAGGCCGGCCAGCGATTCGCCGATCAGGGCGCGCTCGTCGGTGGTCGGGTAACGCTGGCGCACCTGCGGCATCAGTTCATCGCGCAGGAAGGCGCGGTAGGCCGCCGAGCCGCCGATGCGTGGTGCGATCTTCCTGTCCTCCGGGTCGCTGCTGGGGCCGGTCATATCGCGGCGGCGCTCGGTGTTCTCGATGCCCACCAGCAGGAACGGGCGCATGCTGTCGTTGCCGCTCAGCACCTGCACCAGGCCGGCCACGTGCAGGAAGTCCTCGCCAATGCCACCGTCAGGCATGTACAGCACCGGCAACGGTGTCTTCGGGTCCAGGCCCCAGGGCTGCGGACGGTACACGTTGATGCGGCGGGTTTCGCCCAGCGCCTTCGATTCGAGGGTGAAGGTTTCACCGATCACCAGCGGCGTGGCCGGCGCTGCCTGTGCAGCCGGTGCCGGCTCGGCAGCCCACAGCGGCGTAGCAGCGACGGCGGACAACAACAGCGACAGCACGATCAAGCGCATGGAGCAACCCGTCCTGGGAAAGATGCCGAGCATAACGCGCTCTTGGCAGCGATGGCGCTGTGCGATGCTACCCTGCATCGTTTCCTACAAGGAGTTGGAACATGGGTGGATTCAGCATCTGGCATTGGCTCATCCTTCTGGCGGTCATCCTGATCCCGCTCGGCATCGCCGGCGTGATCGCAGCGATTGTTCTCAACCGACGCAAGTAGATCCACGCCATGCGTGGATGACGTGACCGACGCAAGTAGATCCACGCCATGCGTGGATGACCTGCCACGCGACATCCCCCGGTAGAGCCGAGCCCACGCTCGGCTGCCGTTGGCGCAGCAACAATCGCCGCACCTCTGTCGCATCTGCACTGAAAATCAGCCGCCAGACGCGCTCGCCCGACCGCCTTCGAAAGAAATATTGAAGCCAGCCATACACGAGCAGCTTCACACCGAATGGCCCGCACACTGCGATTTACGCCATTTCTCAGCGCGATCCGCCACGCGTTCCAGTAGATGCGTCGCGTCCTGTCGTTTGCTGCGCCAAACGCGCCTGCGACAATAATTGTAAGCACCTGCACTCGGCGGAGTTTCAGAAAACTCCGATTGAAATCCAGGCGCGGGCGTAACCAACATGCTGCGCCACCGACAACGGGTGGCACCGGGCCTGCAAGCCCGGGGAGACAAATCGCATGTTGTTTGCGCTCACCCGTCGGCACTGTCTCCGGACCGTGCCGGCGGGTGATCCGTCGGCCTTTATGGCGGGCGGTGCGTGGGGGTCTTTGGACCCGCCGGTAAATTGCGATTTGTCTTCCGGGCTTGCAGCCACGTACCGTCCGCCACCCGCATCCGCGCGGTGGCGTTTCCGCCCTAGTGCCGAGGAAAACGAGATGAACCCGCGTCCGCCCCAAGCGTCCCGCTCCATCCACACCGTCGTCAACGAGGCCGCCAATGACGGCAATCCTGCCCCCGACCTGAGCAGCTTCTTGGGATGCCTCAAACGCATCCGCGATGGAGACGCCGCCGATGGCCTGTGCTGGCCGGAACCGAAGCTGCTGCCCGGCCGCGCGCAGGATCTCGCGCGTGTCGAGCGCGCCGCCGTCGGCATGCTCACCGTGGCGGAAATGCTGCACGCCGCCGAACGTTGCCGCGTGCTGGCAACGCCTGATCGGCACCTGGATGAGGGCGTGGTGGACGGCATGTTGCTGGCCTGCCGCGGCCTGGCCGAACTGGTGTGCCGGGATATCCGGCCGCAGTAGCCGCATCGCCATCGCACGCCGGCCCCTGCGTGGGCCGGACCGATGTACAGTCAAGTCGTCAATTACAAGGAGGTTCGCATGTTGAATGCACTGATCATCGCCGCACTGGCCGCGGGCCCGGCCTCATCCTCGCCGTACGCCGATTGCGTGCTGGCCAACATCCAGCCCGGCCTGAGTGACCGTGCCGTGCTGCTGGTGCAGCATGCGTGTGCCGCGAAGTACCCAGCCAGTTACGCCGACGCGATTGAGCTTGAGCGCCGACACAGTTCCCAGCGACAGGCACAGTTCGATGCGGATCATGCTGCGGCGGCGCGGTCTGCCAATGCGGCGGCGGCTGCCGCGCAGGCGGCGGCAGATCGCAGTGCGGCGCAAACCAAGGGTGCCGACCCGAAGTAGGCCACGTTGCATCGGTGGTCAATCAGGCCGGATGGGTCCGCGCTGACGCACGGACAACATCATCAAGCGGTGTTGCGCAGCCGATTGCCGCGCAACGCTGAAGCCTGGCGCGGGCTCAACCCGCCGAGCAGGCGACGTCCATCACCGCGGCATTCAGTGTGCCCGCATGCACCGGCACAGGATCGAGCGGCCTGGGTTCGCCCCCGAGATACTCGTTGTCTGCGCTGAGTTCCAGACTCGAGAGATGCGCCACGGTGTGCTTCTTGCAGTCATAGCGCGATCGGACATCCATGTATCGGGTCCGGGGGTGAACCTTGAGATCGTCGGGTACGGTATCAAGCACCTGGCGGATCGACAGCGTGACGGTGTCACCCTCACGCCGCAGCTTCTGCTGCCTGTCGATATAGGTCTTGGATGACGCACTGCTGCCCAGGTAGTACCAGCGTTCTGGTGGATTGACTCCGTCTGCTCTTGCTGATGCCGGCGTCGCCACATTCCCCTGCGTTGCGCCCGATTTTTCGGCTGCCTGGACCGACGTAATACCCAGAGCCACCGTGGCAACAAGCATGGCGCCAACGCGCTTCAATTCAACAAACGTCATGTAATTACTGCTCCTTGCTACGACATGGGGGGCGCAAGTATGCCGTTCGACCGAGCCGCGATTTCCACTCTCGCCTGAATAGCCTGCCTTTCGACTTCGCGGCGCGGATTGATCAATCTGCGCAATAGCAGATCAGCGCCTCATGGCATCCGGGCTACGCTTCTTTGCGCCGCTCGACGGATGTGATTCAGAGCGCGACCAACCGACACCCTCACGAGGCTCTCTCCGTGCTCAATCGCGCCTGCCTGCTCGGCACCTTGTTGCTGGCTGCTGGGTCATCCTTGGCCAAGCCCAGCACTGAGCGTGTGGCATGAGCAGCCGGGCGACCCAGAAGGGCGTTTGCGGAGCAAAAAAAAGACGCCCAAGGGCGTCTTTTCTTTGAATGCATTGGTGGGCCGTGATGGATTCGAACCATCGACCAAAAGATTAAAAGTCTTCTGCTCTACCGACTGAGCTAACGGCCCGTGCATGCCCTGCCTTTCGGCGGGGTCGGCATTTTAACCTACTTTGATGGCTGGGTGGGAAGGCAAAAGCGTGCGAACCAACGGTTCGCACCTACCACAGCACACCGGTAGCGCCGGGCCATGCCCGGCGGAGGGCGTGCGAACCAACGGTTCGCACCTACCACAGCACACCGGTAGCGCCGGGCCATGCCCGGCGGAGGGCGTGCGAACCAACGGTTCGCACCCACCGAGAGCCGGTTCGCACCCACCGGGGGGCGGTTACGCGTACAGCGTCGGGTCGGCTACGCCGGCGTCCGTGAAGCCCTGCGCGCGCAGGCGGCAGGCATCGCAATGGCCGCAGGCGGCGCCATTGGCGTCGGCGTTGTAGCAGGACACGGTCAGGCCGAAATCCACGCCCAGGCGCACGCCTTCAGTGACGATCTGCGCCTTGCTGAGGAACTGCAGCGGTGCGTGCACGGTGATGCCCGCCCCTTCCACGCCCGACTTGGTGGCCAGGTTGGCCAGCGCCTGGAAGGCGGCGATGAACTCGGGGCGGCAATCCGGGTAGCCCGAATAGTCCACGGCGTTGACGCCGCAGAAGATGTCGTTGGCACCCAGCACTTCGGCCCAGCCCAGGGCCAGCGACAGCATGATGGTGTTGCGCGCCGGCACGTAGGTGACCGGGATGCCCTCGCCGCCCGCTTCGGGCACGTCGATGTCATCGGTCAGGGCCGAGCCGCCGATGCTGCGCAGGTCCACGTCCACGGTCTTGTGGGCGATGACGCCCTGGGCCTTGGCCACGCGCACGGCGGCGTCCAGCTCGGAGGTGTGGCGCTGGCCATAGCGCACGCTCAGGGCATGCACGGCAAAGCCCTGTTCCTGGGCCATGGCGATGACGGCGGCTGAATCCATGCCGCCGGAGAGAAGCACGACTGCCTTCTTCATGGGTAAAACATCCGGTTGGGAGGGGAAAGCCAGCACGCTGTCCCGCGCCGGAACTACATCAGGGCACCACGCCCAGGCTCATCGGCCCGGCTCGTCGTTCCACAGAATCTTGTGCAGCTGCATCTGGAACCGCACCGGCAGCCGGTCTTCGACGATCCAGTCAGCCAGCTGGCGCGCGGTGATCTCGCCCTTGCTGGGCGAGAAGAACACGGTGCAGCGCTTCACCAGGTCGTGCTCAGCAAGCATGCCCTTGGCCCAGTCGTAATCCTCGCGGCTGCAGATGACAAACTTGATCTGGTCGCGGGCGGTCAGCAGCGGCAGGTTTTCCAGGCGGTTGCGCGCGGCTTCGGCCGACCCCGGGGTCTTGATGTCGACCACGCGGGACACGCGCGGGTCGACCGCGCTGACGTCCAGCGCGCCGGAGGTTTCCAGCGAGACGTCCATGCCGGCATCGCACAGCGTCTGCAGCAGCACCAGGCAGCGCTTCTGCGCCAGCGGCTCGCCGCCGGTCACGCAGACATGGCGCACGCCCTGGGCCAGCACCTCGGCCACGATGTCGTCGATATCCCACCAGGTGCCGCCGTGGAAGGCGTAGGCCGTGTCGCAGTAGTTGCAGCGCAGCGGGCAGCCGGTCAGGCGCACGAACACGGTCGGCCAGCCGGCGGTATCGGCTTCGCCCTGCAGCGAGGTGAAGATCTCGGTGATCTTCAGCCGGGGCAGCGGCGACTGCACGATCTCGCTGGGGGTAGCGACGGCGTTGGACGGGGTAACGGCGGTCATGGCAAACAATTCTTCAGGGGACGGGCGACCGATTTGTCGTCGCCGGAAACGAAAGCAGCCGAGCATGGGCTCGGCTCTACAGGGCACCCATTGTACGCCCGGTCAGCGGATCAGCGGATCTGCCGACCCAGGCGGATGGACTGCAGGCGGTCCTGCGCGGTGCGCGCGGCGTCCGAGCCCGGGTACTGCGCCACGACGGTTTCCAGGGTCTGCTGGGCCTGGTCGACCTTGCCTTCGCCATACAGCGAGAGGCCAACCTTGAGCAGGCCGCCGGGGGCCTTGTCGTGGGTGGGATAACGCGAGAGCAGTTCGCGGAACTGGGTCTCGGCCATCGGGAAATTGCGGGTGGCGTAGTAGCTCTCACCCAGCCAGTACAGCGCGTTGGGGGTGTAGACGCCGTTCGGGTACAGCTCCAGGAAGCTCAGGAACAGCTGCGCCGAATCATCGTACTTGCCGGCCTTCAGCGCATCGAAGGCGACGTTGTACGAGGTGCGTTCGTCACCGGTGGCCGCCAGGCTGCCCGGGTCGCCATGCACGGAAGGCGGCCGCTCGGAAGTGGCCGCTGCAGTGGGCTGCGCCGGGGCCGCGGGGGCCTTCGACGGGGTTGCCGGAACGGGCGGCAGGGCGGGCGCTGCATTGCCCCCTTCCAACCGGTTCAGGCGGCCGTCCAGATCCAGGTACTGGTCCTGGGAGGACTGCTTGAGCTGGGCGTTTTCGTGCTGGATCTGCTCGAGGGTCGACTGCAGGCTGGTGACCTGCTGGCGCAGCTGGTTGATCTGGTTCAACAGGTCCTGGTTGGCACTGTTGTTGTACATCTGCTGCTCGAGGGAACCGACACGGTCGGCCAGGCTCTGCCGCTGTGCGTGCGCCGGTGCGGCAGCCACGAGGGCTGCCGCAACGACCAGCATCAGTTTGATGCCAATGCGCATGGATTACTGCGCGGTGTAGACGATTTCGACGCGACGGTTCTGCGACCAGCAGGACTCGTTCGACTCGGTGCAGACCGGACGCTCTTCACCGTAGGACACGACGGTCAGCTGCGAAGCCGAGCCACCGTTGGCCTGCAGGGCCGAGTTGACGCCGTTGCCACGACGCTCGCCCAGGGCCTGGTTGTACGCGCGCGAACCGCGCTCGTCGGTGTGGCCCTGCAGGGTGATGCGCGAGGACGGACGGTCACGCAGGTACTTGGCATGGCAAGCCATGATCGCCTGGAATTCCGGCTTCACGTCTTCCTTGTCCAGATCGAAGTAGACAACGCGCTGACGCAGGCAGGCGTCGGTGTCCAGGTCGCCCGGGCCGTACAGGCCGGAGGTGGACGGACCGGTCGGGGCGGTGGTCGAGGTGCCGGTGTCAACCGGGGCTGCCGGCTCTTCCTTCACCTTCTTCG contains these protein-coding regions:
- a CDS encoding alpha/beta hydrolase-fold protein: MKHGRGWSALMCLALAGCAMSVPPPAAQDTPKQDPATATATPGVVLSDTEALRVHDPVGRDYPIWVALPADYAAHPEKRYPVLYVTDALYSFPLVRSVRNLVGQQGVNIENFILVGLPPQEGLTSKQSRSRDYTPSNPVRRADGYYSDDVTYGGAEHYRDFLAAEVLPMIDARYRTDPARRAFAGHSYGALFGAYVLTTQPDLFSTYILSSPSLWFDELLLPRMQDNAVVPAQPTRVLLSVGSYETVKPGARYSTGNDMLQQAADFTAQLQRGGRKLQVDNVVIDGEDHLTVYPRVITRALLEVMPGEGPYTGG
- a CDS encoding alpha/beta hydrolase-fold protein — protein: MRLIVLSLLLSAVAATPLWAAEPAPAAQAAPATPLVIGETFTLESKALGETRRINVYRPQPWGLDPKTPLPVLYMPDGGIGEDFLHVAGLVQVLSGNDSMRPFLLVGIENTERRRDMTGPSSDPEDRKIAPRIGGSAAYRAFLRDELMPQVRQRYPTTDERALIGESLAGLFVVETLLQEPTLFNSYIALDPSLWWNKGALLASAPKLLPAVAKATPRVFLASSGQPELAQTARQLSTLLHGASPSLQVDYQPFPQETHGTIYHPAALQALRTLFPAHPPAQP
- a CDS encoding surface-adhesin E family protein; protein product: MTFVELKRVGAMLVATVALGITSVQAAEKSGATQGNVATPASARADGVNPPERWYYLGSSASSKTYIDRQQKLRREGDTVTLSIRQVLDTVPDDLKVHPRTRYMDVRSRYDCKKHTVAHLSSLELSADNEYLGGEPRPLDPVPVHAGTLNAAVMDVACSAG
- the queC gene encoding 7-cyano-7-deazaguanine synthase QueC, with amino-acid sequence MKKAVVLLSGGMDSAAVIAMAQEQGFAVHALSVRYGQRHTSELDAAVRVAKAQGVIAHKTVDVDLRSIGGSALTDDIDVPEAGGEGIPVTYVPARNTIMLSLALGWAEVLGANDIFCGVNAVDYSGYPDCRPEFIAAFQALANLATKSGVEGAGITVHAPLQFLSKAQIVTEGVRLGVDFGLTVSCYNADANGAACGHCDACRLRAQGFTDAGVADPTLYA
- the queE gene encoding 7-carboxy-7-deazaguanine synthase QueE — its product is MTAVTPSNAVATPSEIVQSPLPRLKITEIFTSLQGEADTAGWPTVFVRLTGCPLRCNYCDTAYAFHGGTWWDIDDIVAEVLAQGVRHVCVTGGEPLAQKRCLVLLQTLCDAGMDVSLETSGALDVSAVDPRVSRVVDIKTPGSAEAARNRLENLPLLTARDQIKFVICSREDYDWAKGMLAEHDLVKRCTVFFSPSKGEITARQLADWIVEDRLPVRFQMQLHKILWNDEPGR
- the ybgF gene encoding tol-pal system protein YbgF; translation: MRIGIKLMLVVAAALVAAAPAHAQRQSLADRVGSLEQQMYNNSANQDLLNQINQLRQQVTSLQSTLEQIQHENAQLKQSSQDQYLDLDGRLNRLEGGNAAPALPPVPATPSKAPAAPAQPTAAATSERPPSVHGDPGSLAATGDERTSYNVAFDALKAGKYDDSAQLFLSFLELYPNGVYTPNALYWLGESYYATRNFPMAETQFRELLSRYPTHDKAPGGLLKVGLSLYGEGKVDQAQQTLETVVAQYPGSDAARTAQDRLQSIRLGRQIR
- the pal gene encoding peptidoglycan-associated lipoprotein Pal, which gives rise to MNKSTRVLLVSLLSVAVLAGCSKKVKEEPAAPVDTGTSTTAPTGPSTSGLYGPGDLDTDACLRQRVVYFDLDKEDVKPEFQAIMACHAKYLRDRPSSRITLQGHTDERGSRAYNQALGERRGNGVNSALQANGGSASQLTVVSYGEERPVCTESNESCWSQNRRVEIVYTAQ